In Paenibacillus sp. BIC5C1, a genomic segment contains:
- the nagZ gene encoding beta-N-acetylhexosaminidase translates to MSKPKEIYALKLTQMTLREKIGQMLLCGFHGTEAAGEVDAFLRKYPIGGVIYFARNVESPEQVERLSSGLQRIAVDSGNVPLWISIDQEGGMVARITEGIALMPGQMAIAAAGSIEDAYQAAYISGVELRSMGINMNFAPVLDVNNNAANPVIGVRSFGESPQSVAAYGVRSIAGVQDADISATAKHFPGHGDTDTDSHLDLPVIPHDRERVERVELIPFRAAIAAGVDAMMSAHIYFPALEPERLPVTLSRAVLSGLLRQELGYDGMIVTDCMEMDAIAANYGTVDAAVMAVEAGADLVLISHTAHLQAGAFEALLAAVQSGRISEARIDESVTRLLKYKAKRGLLENGMDTGDDEVNGAVSTSLSAEVTDSASSKRQERNQLLHQEVARRISENSITLVRDQLNMLPLKPERTLVITVATSVTTIADEQLTQAATLGSALSHCGLDVVEVTVTPEEVAIRSARLLQAAEEDDVRQIVVGTYNAGSASGDPQCRLIGWLQQLGKPLAVVALRSPYDLLAIPEVQVYVAAYESRSLAMDSAARALMGHIPFAGKLPVSLKGTGVK, encoded by the coding sequence ATGAGTAAGCCAAAAGAGATATACGCGTTGAAGCTGACACAGATGACCCTGCGTGAGAAAATTGGACAAATGCTGCTTTGCGGCTTTCATGGCACCGAGGCTGCCGGGGAAGTGGACGCTTTTCTGCGAAAGTATCCCATTGGCGGCGTAATCTATTTTGCGCGCAACGTCGAGTCGCCGGAGCAGGTGGAGCGGCTATCATCAGGGCTGCAACGGATTGCTGTCGATAGCGGAAATGTGCCGCTTTGGATATCCATTGATCAGGAGGGTGGCATGGTGGCCCGGATTACCGAAGGGATCGCCCTGATGCCGGGACAGATGGCAATTGCGGCAGCAGGTTCCATCGAGGATGCATACCAGGCAGCCTATATCAGTGGGGTGGAGCTGAGATCCATGGGAATTAACATGAACTTTGCTCCGGTCCTGGATGTAAACAACAACGCTGCCAACCCGGTAATCGGTGTGCGTTCATTTGGGGAATCACCGCAGTCCGTGGCAGCGTATGGGGTCAGGAGCATTGCGGGAGTCCAAGATGCTGACATTTCAGCGACAGCCAAACATTTCCCGGGACACGGGGATACGGATACCGATTCACATCTGGATCTTCCGGTTATCCCCCATGATCGGGAACGGGTAGAGCGTGTGGAGCTGATTCCGTTCCGTGCTGCCATAGCGGCAGGTGTCGATGCAATGATGTCGGCACATATTTATTTTCCGGCTCTGGAACCGGAGCGTCTGCCTGTGACACTATCGCGAGCCGTGTTAAGTGGATTGCTTCGTCAGGAGCTAGGGTATGATGGCATGATTGTAACGGATTGTATGGAGATGGACGCAATTGCTGCCAACTATGGCACTGTCGATGCAGCTGTGATGGCGGTAGAGGCCGGCGCAGATCTGGTGTTGATCAGCCACACAGCTCATCTTCAGGCAGGGGCGTTTGAAGCGCTGCTGGCAGCCGTACAGAGCGGGCGAATCAGCGAGGCCCGCATTGACGAATCTGTAACTCGGTTGCTGAAGTACAAGGCCAAACGAGGCCTACTCGAGAATGGAATGGACACTGGTGATGATGAAGTAAACGGTGCTGTGTCGACTTCACTCTCCGCTGAGGTAACCGATTCAGCTTCATCAAAGCGCCAAGAGCGTAATCAACTGTTACACCAAGAGGTGGCCCGCCGAATCAGTGAGAACAGCATCACGCTGGTGCGTGATCAACTCAACATGCTGCCTTTGAAGCCAGAACGTACATTGGTCATAACCGTTGCTACATCTGTGACAACAATTGCCGACGAACAGCTGACTCAGGCGGCTACTCTAGGTTCGGCTTTGTCGCACTGCGGTCTGGATGTGGTCGAGGTAACAGTCACGCCAGAGGAGGTTGCCATTCGTTCTGCCCGTCTGCTTCAAGCTGCCGAAGAGGATGACGTTCGCCAGATTGTGGTGGGGACTTATAATGCAGGCAGTGCCTCTGGTGATCCACAGTGCAGGTTGATCGGCTGGCTGCAGCAATTGGGCAAGCCGCTCGCTGTTGTGGCGCTCCGCAGTCCCTATGATCTGCTTGCGATCCCGGAGGTACAGGTGTATGTGGCTGCGTATGAGAGCAGGTCGCTTGCCATGGATAGCGCCGCTCGGGCGCTAATGGGGCATATTCCTTTTGCCGGGAAACTTCCTGTATCCCTTAAGGGGACAGGCGTTAAATGA
- a CDS encoding serine hydrolase: MGQASFTASAAQEAQTVHIEVNGQEQSWKNAPLVYKGTTYVPLRDVVTSVNGTLKWEARTKTATITVGRDKLVHQAGSDFIQVNQVRLSSGVQSRTINGTLMLPVRALANALKADIKVQRTASGQMSVNIETDKVSLLNSQVTSVDSYLREINFPGMALIARNGKVLLRQGYGLADEQTLNRPDQKTRIASLSKSFTAASILSLVEKGKLDVQDPISKYISGIPKGDQITLHMLLSQTSGLPSAFGRGEGTSLEETVEEIRHKTLKFEPGSAYLYSNSGYVLLAYVIEQVSGMSYADYVQQTILKPLGMKNSGEASRKVHTNSGFVAESKQWVTAPYYVSQSGSGTIYSTLDDLLKWDRALYTDKILSQDTIEQMYEPYSDKNYGYAWILKENDQNRIVFHNGSGGGFSTAFSRNLSDDVTIILLGNHAGMDMTSLMDEVEAKTAQALNLQ; encoded by the coding sequence ATGGGACAAGCCAGTTTCACGGCATCTGCAGCACAAGAGGCGCAAACAGTTCACATTGAAGTAAATGGTCAAGAGCAATCGTGGAAAAATGCTCCCCTTGTATACAAAGGTACAACGTATGTTCCATTGCGAGATGTTGTTACCTCTGTAAATGGCACCTTGAAGTGGGAAGCTCGTACCAAAACAGCTACAATTACCGTTGGTCGAGACAAGCTGGTTCATCAGGCTGGCAGTGACTTCATCCAGGTTAATCAGGTTCGCCTGTCCTCCGGTGTGCAATCCCGCACCATCAATGGCACCCTGATGTTACCTGTGCGTGCGCTTGCCAATGCACTCAAGGCGGATATCAAAGTACAACGTACAGCCTCAGGGCAGATGAGTGTTAATATCGAGACGGACAAAGTAAGCCTATTAAATAGTCAAGTCACCAGTGTAGACAGCTATTTGCGCGAAATTAATTTTCCCGGTATGGCTCTGATTGCCCGCAATGGAAAGGTCCTGCTTCGCCAAGGCTACGGACTTGCGGATGAACAGACGCTGAATCGTCCGGATCAGAAGACCAGAATTGCTTCTCTGAGCAAATCCTTCACCGCAGCCTCCATTCTCAGCTTGGTGGAAAAAGGAAAGCTCGATGTGCAAGATCCAATATCCAAGTACATCTCCGGTATACCAAAGGGAGATCAGATCACGCTTCATATGCTGTTATCCCAGACTTCAGGTCTTCCATCCGCCTTTGGCCGGGGTGAGGGCACTTCATTGGAAGAAACAGTCGAGGAAATCCGGCACAAAACATTGAAATTTGAACCGGGTAGTGCCTATTTGTACAGTAATAGCGGTTATGTTCTGCTGGCCTATGTTATTGAACAGGTTTCTGGCATGAGTTATGCCGATTATGTGCAACAGACCATCCTGAAGCCGCTCGGCATGAAGAACTCCGGAGAAGCTTCCCGCAAGGTCCATACAAATAGCGGATTCGTTGCGGAGAGTAAACAGTGGGTGACTGCCCCTTATTATGTTTCACAATCAGGTTCAGGGACGATCTACTCTACCCTGGACGATCTGCTAAAGTGGGATCGGGCATTGTACACGGACAAAATTCTGAGCCAGGATACGATTGAACAGATGTATGAGCCATATTCGGATAAAAATTATGGCTACGCCTGGATTCTCAAGGAAAACGATCAGAATCGTATCGTCTTCCATAACGGTAGCGGCGGTGGTTTCTCCACAGCCTTTTCACGCAATTTATCAGATGATGTTACCATTATTCTGCTCGGTAATCATGCGGGTATGGATATGACTTCGCTTATGGATGAAGTCGAGGCTAAGACAGCTCAGGCACTGAATTTGCAATAA
- a CDS encoding methyl-accepting chemotaxis protein has translation MKKRIRNWLTLTVKKRLIASLLLFLIVPSISVGWLSYLKAADQVREEIIHSAQAKTEMLSLQITQMLDMEKDNAAQFAAGITSTDIINKSPAVQRQMDRMSKAHKELGVITVGAEDGSWMKSPDPGQQIYDPRERSWYTMGMSQNEPIISDTFQSVTTGEWVVTAAAKLADGKGVIGANVSLNHLKESVDKIHIGEKGKLYMLDNGGKFLFHYNIESGVQSNESYINEMYTKEQGTVKYTYDGQELEAVFYTNPETGWKIVGEMVPSEAADAVRPILIRAYTLVGTSLIIGIILLVFIIRSIHRPLLQLTQAASKVSAGDLTVRVGLQRRDEFGQLGASFDTMTSSLRNVLGEVHDTSSQLAASSEELMASSEQTSRATEQVAELMQDAASGTNKQNASLAATGQLVGEMSIGVKEISSSAEDTARIAVEASSKSEAGMITVEEAVAHIQKVNNESEAMAVVIQDLRAKNEEIVEIVAEITNIAKQTNILALNASIEASRAGEQGRGFAVVANEVKSLANNSGSAAERINELMREMQEKTNAVQSTFALTGEGMIKGTQMITEAGEAFKNIRSAVQLVAAQAGEVSAASRQIDGGMSHVSKEVNATIELSNQIASGTEDGSAAAQEQLATMEEVAASSAALSRMAEDLQSMIEKFKL, from the coding sequence ATGAAGAAAAGGATTCGTAATTGGCTTACATTAACGGTTAAGAAACGTCTGATCGCTTCGTTGCTCTTGTTCCTGATTGTACCGAGCATTAGCGTGGGATGGTTGTCTTATTTAAAAGCAGCAGACCAGGTCAGGGAAGAAATCATTCATTCTGCACAGGCCAAAACGGAAATGCTCAGTTTGCAGATTACTCAAATGCTGGATATGGAGAAGGATAACGCAGCACAGTTTGCAGCGGGTATTACTTCAACAGATATTATCAATAAATCACCAGCTGTTCAGAGACAAATGGATCGTATGTCCAAGGCTCACAAAGAATTGGGTGTAATAACAGTAGGTGCTGAAGATGGCAGCTGGATGAAATCACCTGATCCCGGACAGCAGATCTATGATCCACGGGAACGCAGCTGGTATACGATGGGCATGTCACAGAATGAACCAATTATCTCGGATACGTTCCAGTCGGTAACCACGGGTGAATGGGTTGTCACCGCCGCTGCCAAGCTGGCAGATGGTAAAGGGGTAATTGGAGCCAATGTAAGCCTCAATCATTTGAAAGAATCCGTCGATAAGATACATATTGGTGAAAAGGGAAAACTGTATATGCTGGATAACGGCGGGAAGTTCCTGTTCCATTACAATATCGAATCCGGTGTGCAGTCCAATGAGAGCTACATTAATGAGATGTATACAAAAGAACAAGGAACTGTAAAGTACACGTATGATGGACAAGAATTGGAAGCCGTATTCTATACGAATCCCGAAACAGGCTGGAAAATTGTCGGTGAGATGGTTCCTTCTGAAGCAGCAGATGCGGTAAGACCGATCTTGATTCGTGCCTATACTCTGGTAGGGACCTCGTTGATCATTGGTATTATTCTGCTTGTGTTCATTATTCGCAGTATTCATCGTCCATTGTTGCAACTAACGCAAGCAGCATCCAAAGTAAGCGCGGGTGATCTGACAGTTCGTGTAGGTTTACAGCGCCGTGACGAGTTTGGACAACTCGGGGCAAGTTTCGATACCATGACCTCATCGCTACGTAACGTTCTGGGCGAAGTACATGATACATCGAGCCAACTGGCAGCATCCTCTGAGGAGCTGATGGCGAGTTCTGAACAGACATCCAGAGCGACGGAACAGGTTGCCGAATTGATGCAGGATGCAGCGTCAGGAACGAACAAACAAAACGCCAGTCTTGCTGCAACGGGTCAACTCGTCGGTGAAATGTCCATAGGTGTCAAAGAAATCTCATCGAGTGCCGAAGACACGGCTCGGATTGCTGTAGAGGCATCTTCCAAGTCCGAAGCGGGTATGATTACGGTGGAAGAGGCGGTTGCTCATATTCAGAAGGTGAATAATGAGAGTGAGGCCATGGCTGTGGTCATTCAGGATCTTCGAGCGAAAAATGAAGAGATTGTTGAGATTGTGGCTGAGATCACCAACATCGCTAAACAGACCAATATCCTTGCCTTGAACGCATCCATTGAAGCTTCAAGAGCAGGTGAACAAGGTCGAGGCTTTGCTGTCGTGGCCAATGAAGTAAAATCGCTAGCCAACAATTCGGGCAGTGCTGCCGAACGTATTAATGAACTTATGCGTGAGATGCAAGAGAAAACAAATGCGGTACAGTCTACCTTTGCCCTTACAGGAGAAGGCATGATTAAAGGTACGCAAATGATTACGGAGGCGGGAGAGGCCTTCAAAAATATCCGTAGTGCTGTACAGTTGGTTGCTGCACAAGCTGGAGAAGTGTCGGCAGCTTCCCGTCAGATTGATGGAGGCATGAGTCATGTGTCCAAGGAAGTGAACGCCACCATTGAATTATCCAATCAGATTGCTTCAGGAACCGAGGATGGTTCAGCTGCTGCTCAGGAGCAGCTCGCTACAATGGAAGAGGTTGCAGCTTCTTCTGCGGCATTGTCCCGAATGGCTGAAGATCTGCAAAGCATGATTGAGAAATTCAAGTTATAG
- a CDS encoding AzlC family ABC transporter permease: MQGVKDCIPTLLGYLSIGFAAGVIEMTAGLSLAETALLSLIVYAGSAQFIAAGMLASSGSATAIIFTIFFVNLRHLLLSAAVSPYFRHLTPLKNMWIGSLLTDESFGVAMTRAIGRKTLSERWMHGLNITAYLNWFVANMAGAYFGRWITNPERLGLDFALPAMFIGLVVLQLMQRKNKKLHINVAIIAVVCVIFASMASLGSMSVIVAAVIAATMGVVMERWK, from the coding sequence ATGCAAGGGGTTAAAGACTGTATCCCAACACTGCTTGGATATTTGAGTATTGGGTTTGCAGCGGGTGTCATTGAAATGACGGCAGGCTTAAGTTTGGCGGAAACGGCTCTGCTCAGTCTGATTGTATACGCTGGATCTGCCCAGTTTATTGCCGCAGGCATGCTTGCCTCGAGTGGTTCAGCGACAGCTATCATTTTCACCATATTTTTCGTGAATCTTCGCCATCTGCTGCTGAGTGCAGCCGTATCACCGTACTTTCGTCATCTGACGCCGCTTAAAAATATGTGGATCGGCTCGCTGCTTACCGACGAGTCCTTTGGCGTGGCGATGACGCGAGCGATTGGCCGGAAAACGTTGAGTGAGCGCTGGATGCACGGTCTGAACATTACAGCATACCTGAACTGGTTTGTGGCGAACATGGCGGGAGCGTACTTTGGACGCTGGATAACCAATCCCGAGCGGCTTGGACTTGATTTTGCCCTGCCTGCAATGTTTATTGGTCTGGTTGTGCTTCAGTTGATGCAGCGCAAAAATAAAAAATTACACATCAATGTGGCGATCATCGCCGTTGTCTGTGTAATCTTCGCCAGCATGGCTTCACTTGGCAGCATGAGTGTCATTGTGGCTGCGGTCATTGCGGCAACGATGGGAGTAGTGATGGAACGATGGAAGTAA
- a CDS encoding AzlD domain-containing protein produces the protein MEVRWDVFWIIMGSALLTFIPRVLPLMLFSKIQIPMWLLRWLEYVPVAVMAALIGQELFMEDNQLVPVTHNPALWAALPTIAVAIWTRSLLGTVLVGIVAMMILRYLMG, from the coding sequence ATGGAAGTAAGATGGGATGTATTCTGGATTATTATGGGTTCGGCTTTGTTAACGTTCATCCCGCGCGTATTGCCGCTCATGCTGTTCAGTAAAATACAGATTCCGATGTGGCTGTTACGCTGGCTTGAATATGTACCCGTGGCGGTTATGGCGGCACTGATCGGTCAGGAACTGTTTATGGAGGACAACCAGTTAGTGCCGGTTACACATAATCCGGCCCTGTGGGCAGCACTGCCTACGATTGCAGTAGCAATCTGGACACGAAGCCTGCTCGGAACTGTACTTGTCGGTATTGTGGCAATGATGATCTTGCGGTACTTGATGGGTTAA
- a CDS encoding NAD(P)-dependent oxidoreductase, protein MSNSKHRILITGAAGVIGRSLLEGLREKGKYDIVAADLHDDPQAGIVAMNVTDGERLKELMQGVHTVLHIAWAKDEEDFLGKVLPINVTGAYHVYEAARLNGVQRVIFASSNHATGFYPTGEDIEVDDPYRPDSFYGLSKCYIELLGRYYVDKYDLSSFNIRIGNFSGDAHPHSERSAHIWISPRDMVQLAECCIEADSSMKYVNLYGTSANTDNYYDIGYLEQKIGYRPMDDAAELWDEAKRKGAPDKQNETEYQGGGYVAKDPKS, encoded by the coding sequence ATGAGTAACTCGAAGCACAGAATATTGATTACGGGGGCAGCGGGAGTCATTGGTCGCAGTCTGCTGGAGGGACTGAGGGAAAAGGGCAAGTATGACATCGTGGCTGCCGATCTTCATGATGATCCTCAAGCAGGCATTGTAGCGATGAATGTGACCGATGGAGAACGACTGAAAGAGCTAATGCAGGGTGTTCATACGGTGCTGCATATTGCATGGGCCAAGGATGAAGAAGATTTTCTGGGCAAAGTCCTTCCGATCAACGTAACAGGGGCCTACCATGTGTATGAAGCTGCACGGTTGAACGGTGTACAGCGGGTTATTTTTGCGAGTTCAAATCATGCGACAGGATTCTATCCAACAGGAGAAGATATCGAAGTGGATGATCCATATCGGCCAGACAGTTTCTATGGGCTCAGCAAATGTTATATAGAGCTGCTTGGGCGATATTACGTGGATAAGTATGACTTGTCGTCATTCAATATTCGAATAGGCAACTTCTCGGGCGATGCACATCCACACTCTGAGCGTTCCGCACACATCTGGATCTCTCCCAGAGATATGGTGCAGCTTGCCGAGTGCTGCATAGAGGCGGATTCAAGCATGAAATATGTTAATTTATATGGGACTTCAGCAAATACGGACAATTATTATGATATTGGATATCTGGAACAGAAGATTGGGTACCGCCCGATGGACGATGCGGCAGAGTTATGGGACGAAGCGAAACGTAAGGGAGCGCCGGATAAGCAGAATGAGACGGAATATCAGGGCGGAGGATATGTCGCGAAGGACCCGAAATCCTGA
- a CDS encoding SGNH/GDSL hydrolase family protein → MSTHSSVILFQGDSITDGGRSRNDDPNHFLGHGYAYLISSKLGVELAAKQPTFYNRGISGDRASDLYARWNEDTFSLKPNLISILIGVNDAWRTVNDEPSGVTDRLGRAYRHLLEETREVMPNSGLVLMEPFILKTGATVERWDTWQERIGQYQHLVRELASEFGAVWVPLQQTFNDALEQADAAYWLWDGVHPTAAGHELIARQWLSVVQNSPLAID, encoded by the coding sequence ATGAGTACACATTCATCCGTTATACTTTTTCAGGGAGACTCCATTACAGACGGGGGAAGGTCGCGCAATGATGATCCGAATCATTTCCTCGGGCATGGCTATGCGTATCTGATCTCAAGCAAACTGGGTGTGGAACTGGCAGCCAAACAGCCGACGTTCTACAACAGAGGCATCAGCGGGGACCGTGCTTCCGATCTGTATGCACGCTGGAACGAGGACACCTTTAGTCTGAAGCCGAATCTGATCAGCATTCTAATCGGGGTTAATGATGCATGGCGTACCGTGAATGACGAACCCAGTGGAGTGACGGATCGTCTTGGACGTGCATATCGTCATTTGCTGGAGGAGACACGTGAGGTGATGCCGAATTCCGGGCTGGTTTTAATGGAGCCGTTTATTCTTAAAACCGGAGCCACAGTGGAGCGTTGGGACACTTGGCAGGAGCGTATCGGGCAGTATCAACATCTGGTCCGTGAGCTCGCCAGTGAGTTCGGCGCGGTCTGGGTACCTTTGCAGCAAACGTTCAACGATGCACTCGAACAAGCTGACGCAGCCTACTGGTTATGGGATGGTGTGCATCCAACCGCAGCGGGTCATGAGCTGATCGCACGTCAGTGGCTCTCTGTTGTACAAAATTCTCCACTGGCGATTGATTAA
- a CDS encoding heparinase II/III domain-containing protein → MENTNQSKVDSISMPDSMAIQQAVHRMVQNRKRSQQALLASTPSICSIDAIGKALLQPELTSFYTDLSSYGERALNESLPSLSFGLYRRFGDTGERKLYEDAYFERRGRLAAIALLAVDLNAPRWIETLEAMLWDVCGEYTWCLPAHLGSGGVEQVTGNIDLFAAETVHMLAEIVTIHADRLDPRIIQRIRAEAERRIFTPLYREQRTYHWQDANHNWSAVCSGCCGMAGLLLLEEEVILTESVGQTIRSMQVFLSGYGMDGGCAEGIGYWVYGFGYFVYYADMLREYSEGKLDLLNGSKIAAIAAFPLRVHLSGGTFVNYSDSAEQQEIPSGLLSLLTSRFGIQVDLPFHIPLFTDDPCRRWAHLLRNVMWSSPAMYLQEAGTVLAERVIILEDLGWMIAKGALGSPSADLTKDEPLAIAFSVKAGHNDEPHNHNDLGQFMIHCGGENILCDPGAGLYTQAYFAPGREQLFHISSSGHSVPRIEGKEQSSGREAQAQILETKISDDDRRLDACLELTAAYPEATSLARYTRQLHWSGSANDVGSVAELRLKDRFQWKNRAASSSGTLHSVGELKRPSVTERFMSRRIPEKAHEGQIQWHGEQATVSMTYDASQLQADIEIINTVDHDHVPVTFYRTSLEWREQSDNSGEGSDETDLLETVCELKFTIEPK, encoded by the coding sequence ATGGAAAACACCAATCAAAGTAAAGTCGATTCCATATCCATGCCGGATTCTATGGCCATTCAACAGGCAGTACATCGGATGGTACAAAACAGAAAGAGAAGTCAGCAGGCTCTGCTTGCTTCAACACCCTCAATCTGCTCTATCGATGCCATTGGAAAGGCATTATTGCAACCAGAGCTAACTTCTTTTTACACAGATCTGAGCAGCTATGGGGAACGTGCCCTGAACGAAAGCTTGCCTTCGCTGTCATTTGGTCTTTATCGGAGGTTTGGGGATACAGGGGAACGAAAGTTGTATGAGGATGCGTACTTTGAACGCAGGGGACGTCTGGCGGCAATAGCGCTGCTCGCTGTGGATTTGAATGCGCCGAGATGGATAGAGACATTGGAGGCTATGTTGTGGGATGTATGTGGTGAGTATACATGGTGTTTGCCTGCACATTTGGGTTCGGGGGGAGTGGAACAGGTCACCGGTAATATTGATCTGTTTGCCGCGGAGACGGTGCATATGCTGGCCGAAATCGTGACGATTCACGCGGATCGACTGGATCCACGTATCATCCAGCGGATTAGGGCTGAGGCCGAGCGACGTATCTTCACACCGCTCTATCGGGAACAACGTACCTATCACTGGCAAGATGCAAATCATAACTGGTCTGCTGTGTGCAGCGGATGCTGTGGCATGGCTGGATTATTACTGTTGGAGGAAGAAGTGATTCTCACAGAATCGGTTGGTCAGACGATTCGTTCCATGCAGGTATTTCTGAGTGGCTATGGTATGGATGGCGGCTGTGCAGAAGGCATTGGTTACTGGGTATATGGGTTCGGTTATTTCGTCTATTATGCCGACATGCTGCGTGAATACAGTGAAGGTAAGTTGGATCTGCTGAATGGTTCGAAAATAGCGGCGATTGCAGCCTTCCCACTGCGGGTTCATCTGTCGGGAGGAACCTTCGTGAATTATTCGGATAGTGCGGAGCAGCAAGAGATTCCTTCGGGTTTGCTCTCACTTCTAACATCTCGTTTTGGTATACAAGTCGATCTGCCGTTTCATATTCCTTTGTTTACCGATGATCCCTGTCGCCGCTGGGCTCACCTGCTGCGCAACGTGATGTGGAGCAGTCCGGCAATGTACCTTCAAGAAGCTGGGACTGTTCTGGCGGAACGAGTGATCATTTTGGAAGATTTGGGCTGGATGATTGCGAAGGGAGCGCTTGGTTCTCCAAGCGCAGATCTTACCAAAGATGAACCTCTCGCTATTGCTTTTTCCGTCAAGGCAGGGCATAACGATGAACCCCATAACCATAATGATCTTGGGCAATTTATGATCCATTGTGGTGGCGAAAACATTCTTTGTGATCCGGGAGCAGGGCTGTATACACAAGCCTATTTTGCTCCGGGCAGAGAGCAGTTGTTTCACATCAGTTCGTCCGGGCATAGCGTGCCCCGGATTGAGGGGAAGGAGCAGAGCTCAGGGCGCGAGGCGCAAGCACAGATTCTTGAGACGAAGATTTCGGACGATGACCGTAGACTGGATGCCTGTTTGGAACTGACAGCAGCTTATCCTGAAGCAACTTCGCTCGCTCGTTATACACGCCAGTTGCATTGGAGCGGTTCTGCTAATGATGTCGGGAGCGTGGCAGAACTGCGTCTGAAGGATCGGTTTCAATGGAAAAACAGAGCGGCGTCTTCATCAGGCACATTACATTCGGTGGGTGAATTGAAACGGCCGAGTGTGACGGAGCGGTTTATGAGTAGAAGGATACCTGAGAAGGCACACGAGGGGCAGATTCAATGGCATGGCGAACAAGCAACGGTAAGTATGACGTATGATGCAAGCCAATTGCAGGCGGATATAGAGATCATTAATACGGTTGATCATGACCATGTGCCAGTTACATTTTATCGGACATCCCTTGAATGGCGAGAGCAGTCGGATAACTCCGGTGAGGGAAGTGATGAAACCGATCTGCTGGAGACGGTGTGTGAGCTGAAGTTCACGATTGAACCAAAGTGA